The Microbacterium sp. KUDC0406 genome includes a window with the following:
- a CDS encoding ThiF family adenylyltransferase, translated as MSPLVEPGPPLDPDRVSRYSRQLMLPGFGESAQRRLQSARVLVIGAGGLGSAVVPSLAAAGIGTIGIIDDDDVELSNLHRQLSHGVADIGRPKVDSLAETVAAIDPECRVITYSMRVRSPQLNLIMNGAERWDLLIDGSDNFPTRYLTNDVSVLESIPLVWGSILRFHGQVGVSWQGHGPTYRDLFPAPPPADEALSCELGGVLPTLCTAIGSFMATEAIKLITGIGEPLLGRVLFYDALTARTREIPYGASDDAPEITELIDYDLFCGMQDDDDLASVSAAELLGRLRAGEQLRLLDVREPHEADGRRIDGSTLLPIGDLRGGAQPDAGDGTLVVYCEKDPRSRSAARILLESGVDDVVYLAGGIQAFASVGGDTVSSVREAL; from the coding sequence ATGTCTCCGCTCGTCGAGCCGGGTCCGCCGCTGGACCCCGATCGGGTCTCCCGCTACAGCCGTCAGCTCATGCTGCCCGGGTTCGGCGAGAGCGCGCAGCGGCGGCTGCAGAGCGCCCGGGTGCTGGTGATCGGCGCCGGCGGGCTCGGCAGCGCAGTCGTCCCGTCGCTGGCTGCGGCCGGCATCGGCACGATCGGGATCATCGACGACGATGACGTCGAACTGTCCAACCTGCATCGTCAGCTCAGCCACGGCGTCGCCGACATCGGCAGGCCCAAGGTGGACTCGCTCGCAGAGACGGTCGCCGCGATCGACCCGGAATGCCGGGTGATCACCTATTCGATGCGGGTGCGCAGCCCGCAGCTGAATCTGATCATGAACGGCGCCGAGCGGTGGGATCTGCTGATCGACGGCAGCGACAACTTCCCCACCCGCTACCTGACGAACGATGTGTCGGTGCTCGAGAGCATTCCTCTCGTCTGGGGTTCGATCCTGCGGTTCCACGGCCAGGTCGGTGTCTCGTGGCAGGGACACGGCCCGACCTATCGTGATCTGTTCCCCGCACCTCCGCCCGCGGACGAGGCGCTGTCGTGCGAACTGGGCGGAGTGCTGCCGACGCTGTGCACCGCCATCGGTTCGTTCATGGCGACCGAGGCGATCAAGCTGATCACCGGCATCGGCGAGCCGCTGCTCGGCAGGGTGCTGTTCTACGACGCGCTGACAGCGCGCACCCGCGAGATCCCGTACGGCGCATCTGACGACGCTCCTGAGATCACCGAGCTGATCGACTACGACCTGTTCTGCGGAATGCAGGACGACGATGACCTGGCATCCGTCTCGGCTGCCGAGCTGCTCGGTCGCCTCCGTGCCGGCGAGCAGCTGCGCCTGCTGGACGTGCGCGAGCCGCACGAGGCCGACGGCCGCCGCATCGACGGCAGCACGCTGCTGCCCATCGGCGACCTGCGTGGTGGTGCGCAGCCGGATGCCGGAGACGGGACCCTCGTGGTCTACTGCGAGAAGGATCCGCGGTCGCGCAGCGCCGCGCGCATCCTGCTCGAGAGCGGCGTCGACGACGTGGTCTACCTCGCCGGCGGCATCCAGGCCTTCGCTTCTGTCGGCGGCGACACCGTATCCAGCGTGCGGGAGGCACTGTGA
- a CDS encoding molybdenum cofactor biosynthesis protein MoaE, with product MSAATPYPACGRHCDFRPDLRDPLDEAAIRRAVEADASGAVVMFCGVVRDHDGGRPVRSLDYRAHPDAARFLEACVTRIREETGFAVAASHRVGDLRVGDVALFAAASAPHRAEAFDACERLVEIIKHEVPIWKRQHYDDGVSEWVGL from the coding sequence CTGTCGGCGGCGACACCGTATCCAGCGTGCGGGAGGCACTGTGACTTTCGACCTGATCTCCGAGACCCCCTCGACGAGGCGGCCATCCGGCGGGCCGTCGAGGCCGATGCCAGCGGCGCGGTCGTGATGTTCTGCGGTGTGGTGCGTGATCATGACGGCGGAAGGCCGGTCAGGTCGCTGGACTACCGCGCGCACCCGGACGCGGCGCGCTTCCTCGAGGCGTGCGTCACCCGGATCCGCGAGGAGACGGGGTTCGCGGTGGCGGCATCGCACCGCGTGGGAGACCTGCGCGTCGGCGATGTGGCGCTGTTCGCCGCGGCATCCGCCCCGCACCGTGCCGAGGCGTTCGACGCGTGCGAGCGCCTGGTCGAGATCATCAAGCACGAGGTGCCGATCTGGAAGCGCCAGCACTACGACGACGGCGTCTCGGAGTGGGTCGGGCTCTGA
- a CDS encoding GTP 3',8-cyclase MoaA has product MNCSLSRRSPASQGSPRPMACTRSASPGASRCCAGGIEELIAQLAELRTPEGDPLDIALTTNGSALAVKAAALKAAGLTRVTVSVDSLDDELFQRMNDVRFPVDRVLTGIDAAHEAGLGPIRLNMVVKRGLNDGEIVDMARRFKGTPYTLRFIEYMDVGNTNGWSLDEVVPSSEVVARINEVFPLEPLDEAVHGETAKRWRYADGTGEIGLISSVTNAFCGTCNRARISTEGRLFTCLFASEGHDLRALLRGGASDDELSTAMASIWVPARTATPRSAPASRQNCASTASASR; this is encoded by the coding sequence ATGAACTGCTCTCTTTCGAGGAGATCACCCGCATCGCAAGGATCTCCGCGGCCCATGGCGTGCACAAGATCCGCCTCACCGGGGGCGAGCCGCTGCTGCGCCGGCGGCATCGAGGAGCTCATCGCGCAGCTCGCCGAGCTGCGCACGCCCGAAGGCGACCCGCTCGACATCGCCTTGACCACGAACGGTTCCGCACTGGCGGTCAAGGCTGCGGCGCTGAAGGCTGCCGGCCTCACCAGGGTGACCGTGTCGGTGGACTCCCTCGACGACGAGCTGTTCCAGAGGATGAACGACGTGCGGTTCCCGGTCGACCGTGTGCTGACCGGCATCGATGCCGCACACGAGGCGGGCCTCGGGCCGATCCGGCTGAACATGGTCGTCAAGCGCGGACTCAACGACGGCGAGATCGTCGACATGGCCCGCCGGTTCAAGGGCACGCCGTACACGCTGCGGTTCATCGAGTACATGGACGTGGGCAACACCAACGGCTGGTCGCTCGATGAGGTCGTGCCGTCGTCCGAGGTCGTGGCACGTATCAATGAGGTGTTCCCGCTCGAGCCACTCGACGAGGCGGTGCACGGCGAGACGGCCAAGCGTTGGCGGTACGCCGACGGTACCGGCGAGATCGGCCTGATCTCCAGCGTGACGAACGCCTTCTGCGGAACCTGCAACCGCGCGCGCATCTCCACCGAGGGCAGGCTGTTCACCTGCCTGTTCGCCTCGGAGGGGCACGACCTGCGCGCGCTGCTGCGCGGCGGAGCATCCGATGACGAGCTGTCCACCGCGATGGCATCCATCTGGGTGCCCGCGAGGACCGCTACTCCGAGATCCGCTCCAGCCTCACGCCAGAACTGCGCGAGCACCGCAAGCGCATCGAGATGA
- a CDS encoding ABC transporter ATP-binding protein — protein sequence MTLSADFRARAGVFHVDMALDAAPGEVLAVLGPNGSGKSTLLAALAGHLPIDDGRIALDGRMLDDTAAGGRAVHVPPAQRRVGLLGQRALLFPHLSALENVAFGPRAQGVSSAAARRDAKGWLDRVGLGDLAPHRPAQLSGGQQQRVALARALAARPDALLLDEPFAALDVETASQARRLVAEQRDSAGIPLVLVTHDPLDAVVLAARTAIVHDGRIVQEGPTTEVLGHPRSTFVAALAGVNLVSGDGSADDTVRGDDILWCGIGDAVPTGAAGTVAFAPGSVRIQRADAPASAASVGSNAWEGTVVTLEPLPGGMRLRTVEHPEIAVDCPSTVAVAAGVAPGVRLRFTVHPDDVSVRRA from the coding sequence ATGACGCTCTCCGCCGACTTTCGGGCACGTGCCGGCGTGTTCCACGTGGACATGGCGCTGGATGCTGCGCCCGGCGAGGTGCTCGCCGTGCTCGGACCCAACGGCTCCGGCAAGTCCACGCTGCTCGCCGCGCTCGCCGGGCACCTGCCGATCGACGACGGGCGCATCGCGCTCGACGGACGGATGCTCGACGACACGGCTGCCGGCGGCCGCGCCGTGCACGTGCCGCCGGCACAGCGCCGCGTCGGCCTGCTCGGCCAGCGCGCGCTGCTCTTCCCGCATCTGTCCGCCCTCGAGAACGTCGCGTTCGGTCCACGCGCCCAAGGGGTGTCTTCCGCGGCAGCGCGCCGGGATGCGAAGGGCTGGCTCGATCGGGTCGGCCTCGGCGACCTCGCCCCGCACCGGCCCGCGCAGCTCTCCGGTGGGCAGCAGCAGCGCGTCGCGCTGGCGCGGGCGCTCGCAGCGCGACCGGACGCGCTGCTGCTCGACGAGCCGTTCGCCGCGCTCGACGTCGAGACCGCTTCCCAGGCGCGACGGCTGGTGGCCGAGCAGCGCGACAGCGCCGGCATCCCGCTGGTCCTGGTCACGCACGACCCGCTCGACGCGGTCGTGCTCGCCGCGCGGACCGCGATCGTGCACGACGGCCGGATCGTGCAGGAGGGCCCGACCACGGAGGTGCTGGGGCATCCTCGGTCGACGTTCGTCGCCGCGCTGGCCGGGGTGAACCTGGTGTCGGGAGACGGTTCCGCGGACGACACAGTTCGCGGTGATGACATCCTCTGGTGCGGCATCGGCGATGCCGTGCCGACGGGAGCCGCCGGGACCGTCGCGTTCGCGCCTGGCTCCGTACGGATACAGCGAGCCGATGCCCCGGCATCCGCAGCATCCGTCGGTTCGAACGCGTGGGAGGGCACCGTCGTGACGCTCGAACCGTTGCCCGGCGGCATGCGGCTGCGCACCGTGGAGCATCCGGAGATCGCGGTGGACTGCCCGTCAACCGTGGCCGTCGCCGCCGGCGTCGCCCCGGGAGTGCGTCTGCGCTTCACCGTGCATCCCGACGACGTCTCGGTGCGCCGGGCCTGA
- the modA gene encoding molybdate ABC transporter substrate-binding protein yields the protein MNTRRSGILAIAVTAVLLLAGCSGPAPAAPSSSADALSGDLTVYAAASLSGAFDELAKEFSAEHPDVTVKPISYDGSSVLATQLIGGAPADVFASADEKNMAKVTDAGLAADPVDFAANVMQIVTAPGNPKGITDLASLTAEDLTVVLCAPEVPCGTASQTLLKNAGVTLTPASEEQNVTAVLTKVSSGEADAGLVYVTDVKAAGSGGAGHPDRRGGCRDERVPDRCAEGCPEPRGGRCVRGLHHRREGPRSARGVRIRGAVSALTARRSPARLAARREAGPGRSLSARLEGPVGRATFGGEAS from the coding sequence GTGAACACCCGCCGAAGCGGCATCCTCGCCATCGCCGTGACCGCCGTCCTGCTGCTCGCAGGCTGCTCCGGCCCGGCGCCCGCGGCGCCGTCCTCGTCGGCCGATGCGCTCTCCGGCGACCTGACGGTCTACGCCGCGGCATCCCTCTCCGGCGCCTTCGACGAGCTCGCGAAGGAGTTCTCCGCGGAGCACCCCGACGTCACCGTCAAGCCGATCAGCTACGACGGCTCGTCGGTGCTCGCCACCCAGCTGATCGGCGGGGCGCCGGCCGACGTCTTCGCCTCGGCGGACGAGAAGAACATGGCGAAGGTCACGGATGCCGGGCTCGCCGCCGACCCGGTGGACTTCGCCGCCAACGTCATGCAGATCGTGACGGCGCCGGGCAACCCGAAGGGGATCACCGATCTGGCGTCGCTGACGGCGGAGGACCTCACGGTCGTGCTGTGCGCACCCGAGGTGCCCTGCGGCACTGCCTCTCAGACGCTGCTGAAGAACGCCGGCGTGACCCTCACGCCGGCCAGCGAGGAGCAGAACGTCACCGCCGTGCTCACCAAGGTCTCCAGCGGCGAGGCGGATGCCGGGCTCGTGTACGTGACCGACGTCAAGGCCGCCGGCTCCGGCGGTGCAGGGCACCCCGATCGACGGGGCGGATGCCGCGACGAACGTGTACCCGATCGCTGCGCTGAAGGATGCCCCGAACCCCGAGGCGGCCGCTGCGTTCGTGGACTTCATCACCGGCGCGAAGGGCCGCGCAGTGCTCGCGGAGTTCGGATTCGAGGCGCCGTGAGTGCTCTCACCGCACGCCGGAGCCCGGCTCGGCTGGCAGCCCGGCGCGAGGCCGGCCCTGGCCGGTCCCTGTCCGCCCGCCTCGAGGGTCCCGTGGGACGCGCGACGTTCGGAGGCGAGGCGTCATGA
- a CDS encoding TOBE domain-containing protein, whose translation MTHFRIAEAATLLGVSDDTVRRWVRDGLLTVSHDAAGRQVVPGDELAAHAQVLAAGVSEDGDRQLSARNRFVGLVTRVEIEGLMAQVELQCGPFRVVSLMSSEAARDLHLEVGDRGVAIVKATTVIIEATSKETP comes from the coding sequence ATGACGCATTTTCGGATCGCTGAGGCGGCGACACTTCTCGGAGTGAGCGACGACACCGTGAGGCGTTGGGTGCGCGACGGGCTGCTCACGGTGTCGCACGACGCCGCAGGGCGGCAGGTCGTGCCGGGCGACGAACTGGCCGCGCACGCGCAGGTACTCGCCGCCGGGGTGAGCGAAGACGGCGATCGGCAGCTCAGCGCCCGCAACCGGTTCGTCGGCCTGGTCACCCGCGTCGAGATCGAGGGGTTGATGGCCCAGGTCGAACTGCAGTGCGGACCGTTCCGGGTGGTGTCGCTGATGTCATCCGAGGCGGCGCGCGACCTGCACCTCGAGGTCGGGGATCGCGGCGTCGCGATCGTCAAGGCCACCACCGTCATCATCGAAGCCACCAGCAAGGAGACCCCGTGA
- a CDS encoding nucleoside deaminase has translation MHSTAISDSATQATPAEYLAAAVRIAVDNVRNEGGPFGAIVVTADGQVFEGVNRVTANLDPSAHAEVTAIRNACQGLGTFDLSGATLYTSCEPCPMCLATSLWARIDKVYFAANRDDAADAGFDDAVFYRYFEGDDADREIMPVADIALPAEERVAPFTEWSLTTTRVEY, from the coding sequence GTGCACAGCACCGCTATATCCGATTCCGCCACTCAGGCCACGCCGGCGGAATACCTCGCCGCCGCGGTCCGCATAGCCGTGGACAACGTCCGCAACGAGGGCGGCCCGTTCGGCGCCATAGTCGTCACGGCAGATGGACAGGTCTTCGAAGGCGTCAACCGGGTGACCGCCAACCTCGATCCCTCAGCGCACGCCGAGGTCACCGCGATACGCAACGCCTGCCAGGGGCTCGGCACCTTCGACCTCTCCGGAGCCACGCTCTACACGAGCTGCGAGCCCTGCCCGATGTGCCTCGCGACGTCGCTGTGGGCCCGGATCGACAAGGTCTACTTCGCCGCGAACCGCGACGACGCGGCAGACGCCGGCTTCGACGACGCGGTGTTCTACCGCTACTTCGAGGGCGACGACGCCGACCGCGAGATCATGCCGGTCGCCGACATCGCCCTGCCGGCGGAGGAGCGCGTCGCGCCTTTCACCGAGTGGAGCCTCACCACCACCCGCGTCGAGTACTGA
- the xdhC gene encoding xanthine dehydrogenase accessory protein XdhC yields MDWLDALRELREDRIPAVIVTLAMVRGHAPRNGGAKMVVSPERMFGTIGGGNLEATAADRARAMLAAGSAEPELLTLTLSDKATTEYGVQCCGGEVTIMLEPVRVVPSVAVFGLGHVGVELARILSRHEIDLHLVDSRAEMLDAARLEPVRSGAVARVQVHHSPVPEAALAQLPAGSHVLVMTHDHVEDLAIVDQALRSDAPATIGLIGSASKWARFRKKLDEAGHSPEDLERVTTPIGIPEVSGKQPAVIAVSVAARILQLIEESAPAASA; encoded by the coding sequence ATGGACTGGCTGGACGCCCTGCGCGAGCTGCGCGAGGACCGCATCCCGGCGGTCATCGTCACGCTCGCCATGGTGCGCGGGCACGCGCCACGCAACGGCGGCGCGAAGATGGTCGTCTCTCCGGAGCGGATGTTCGGCACGATCGGCGGCGGGAACCTGGAGGCGACCGCCGCCGACCGAGCCCGCGCGATGCTGGCCGCCGGCTCCGCCGAGCCCGAACTGCTCACGCTCACGCTGAGCGACAAGGCGACGACCGAGTACGGCGTGCAGTGCTGCGGAGGAGAGGTGACCATCATGCTGGAACCCGTCCGCGTCGTGCCCTCGGTCGCCGTCTTCGGCCTGGGGCACGTCGGCGTCGAGCTGGCCCGCATCCTGTCCCGGCACGAGATCGACCTGCACCTGGTCGACTCGCGCGCGGAGATGCTGGATGCCGCGCGCCTCGAGCCCGTGCGCAGCGGTGCAGTCGCCCGCGTGCAGGTGCACCACTCCCCCGTTCCTGAGGCCGCCCTCGCGCAGCTGCCGGCCGGGTCGCATGTGCTGGTGATGACGCACGATCACGTCGAGGACCTCGCCATCGTCGATCAGGCGCTGCGATCGGATGCCCCTGCGACGATCGGGCTGATCGGCTCGGCGTCGAAGTGGGCCCGGTTCCGCAAGAAGCTCGACGAGGCGGGACACTCGCCCGAGGACCTGGAACGGGTCACCACGCCGATCGGCATTCCCGAGGTGTCAGGAAAGCAGCCGGCGGTCATCGCTGTCAGCGTCGCCGCCAGAATTCTTCAGCTGATTGAGGAGTCCGCGCCGGCGGCATCCGCCTGA
- the xdhB gene encoding xanthine dehydrogenase molybdopterin binding subunit, protein MSTLADRPENPVVGRRAAHESAALHVTGAAMYTDDIAEQTAGVLTAWPVQSTNAHARVTVDVSGAYDVPGVVRVLTADDVPGLNDAGIRNDEPLFPSEAMFYGHALVWVLGETQEAARLGAAAVTVEYEPLPSLITVQDALEAQSFQGTPRTVQRGDAAAGLAASAHVFEGVTEFGGQEHFYLETHASFAVRDSEGQYFIQCSTQHPTETQDLVSHVLGIPANEITVQCLRMGGGFGGKEMQPHGFAAIAALGAKLTGRPVRLRLNRTQDITMTGKRHPFHIAWKVGFDENGLLQALDTTLTCDGGWSIDLSEPVLGRALCHLDNSYWIPNVHAYGQIVKTNKTSNTAYRGFGGPQGVFLIEDILGRVAPTLGIDPLELRRRNFYKPGQSTPYGQLIKDADRLETIWGQLSDEADVAARRDEIRSFNASSPHVKRALSMTPIKFGISFNFAAFNQAGALVHVYKDGSILVNHGGTEMGQGLHTKMLQVAATALGVELHQVRLAPTRTDKVPNTSATAASSGADLNGGAVKNACEQIRERLAKVAGRMLGVDERDVRFGGGFATALGAPVNRVSWAEVVKAAYFQRVQLFAAGYYRTEGLHWNPEIMQGSPFKYFAYGAAATEVEVDEFTGAYRVRRVDIVHDVGDSLSPMLDIGQIEGAYVQGVGWLTLEELRWDESSGPNRGRLQTQSASTYKLPSFSEMPEEFHVRLFENAREEGAVYGSKAVGEPPFMLAFSAREAIRDAVAAFGPVGHSVELGSPATPEAVFWAVEAAQAAASAASDDDSATATDAQVAVAPALTRA, encoded by the coding sequence ATGAGCACTCTCGCCGACCGCCCCGAGAACCCCGTCGTCGGCCGCAGGGCCGCACACGAGAGCGCCGCCCTGCATGTCACGGGAGCGGCGATGTACACCGACGACATCGCCGAGCAGACCGCCGGCGTGCTGACCGCCTGGCCCGTGCAGTCGACGAACGCGCATGCGCGCGTCACGGTCGACGTCTCCGGCGCCTACGACGTGCCGGGCGTCGTCCGCGTGCTGACCGCCGACGATGTGCCAGGACTGAACGACGCCGGCATCCGCAATGATGAGCCGCTGTTCCCGAGCGAGGCCATGTTCTACGGCCATGCGCTGGTGTGGGTGCTGGGCGAGACGCAGGAGGCCGCACGCCTCGGCGCGGCGGCCGTCACCGTCGAGTACGAGCCGCTGCCCTCGCTGATCACCGTGCAGGATGCCCTCGAGGCGCAGTCCTTCCAGGGCACTCCGCGCACCGTGCAGCGCGGCGACGCGGCCGCCGGTCTCGCCGCATCCGCGCACGTCTTCGAGGGCGTGACCGAGTTCGGCGGCCAGGAGCACTTCTATCTCGAGACGCACGCCTCGTTCGCCGTCCGCGACTCCGAGGGGCAGTACTTCATCCAGTGCTCGACCCAGCACCCCACCGAGACGCAGGATCTGGTGTCGCACGTGCTCGGGATCCCGGCTAACGAGATCACCGTGCAGTGCCTGCGCATGGGCGGCGGCTTCGGCGGCAAGGAGATGCAGCCGCACGGGTTCGCCGCGATCGCGGCACTGGGCGCGAAGCTCACCGGACGCCCGGTGCGACTGCGCCTGAACCGCACGCAGGACATCACGATGACCGGCAAGCGGCACCCCTTCCACATCGCGTGGAAGGTCGGCTTCGACGAGAACGGCCTGCTGCAGGCCCTCGACACGACACTGACCTGCGACGGCGGATGGTCGATCGACCTGTCGGAGCCGGTGCTGGGCCGCGCGCTCTGCCACCTGGACAACTCCTACTGGATCCCGAACGTGCACGCCTACGGGCAGATCGTGAAGACGAACAAGACCTCCAACACCGCGTACCGCGGCTTCGGCGGCCCGCAGGGCGTCTTCCTCATCGAGGACATCCTGGGCCGGGTCGCGCCGACCCTCGGCATCGATCCGCTCGAACTGCGCCGGCGCAACTTCTACAAGCCCGGCCAGAGCACCCCCTACGGCCAGCTCATCAAGGACGCCGACCGCCTGGAGACCATCTGGGGCCAGCTCTCGGATGAGGCGGATGTGGCAGCGCGCCGCGACGAGATCCGCTCGTTCAATGCCTCGAGCCCGCACGTGAAGCGTGCCCTGTCGATGACGCCGATCAAGTTCGGGATCTCGTTCAACTTCGCCGCCTTCAACCAGGCGGGCGCCCTCGTGCACGTCTACAAGGACGGCTCGATCCTCGTCAATCACGGCGGCACCGAGATGGGCCAGGGTCTGCACACGAAGATGCTGCAGGTCGCGGCGACCGCGCTCGGGGTCGAGCTGCACCAGGTGCGCCTCGCCCCGACCCGCACCGACAAGGTGCCGAACACCTCCGCCACGGCGGCATCCTCCGGCGCCGACCTCAACGGCGGCGCGGTGAAGAACGCGTGCGAGCAGATCCGCGAGCGGCTCGCGAAGGTCGCCGGACGCATGCTCGGCGTCGACGAGCGGGACGTCCGCTTCGGCGGCGGCTTCGCGACCGCTCTCGGCGCACCGGTGAACCGCGTCTCCTGGGCAGAGGTCGTCAAGGCGGCGTACTTCCAGCGGGTGCAGCTCTTCGCGGCCGGGTACTACCGCACGGAGGGCCTGCACTGGAACCCGGAGATCATGCAGGGCTCCCCGTTCAAGTACTTCGCGTACGGCGCGGCGGCCACTGAGGTGGAGGTCGACGAGTTCACCGGTGCCTACCGGGTGCGCAGGGTCGACATCGTGCACGACGTGGGCGACTCGCTCTCGCCGATGCTCGACATCGGACAGATCGAGGGCGCCTATGTGCAGGGCGTGGGCTGGCTCACCCTGGAGGAGCTGCGCTGGGACGAGAGCTCCGGCCCGAACCGCGGCCGCCTGCAGACCCAGTCCGCATCGACGTACAAGCTGCCCAGCTTCTCGGAGATGCCCGAGGAGTTCCACGTGCGCCTGTTCGAGAACGCCAGGGAGGAGGGCGCCGTATACGGCTCGAAGGCCGTCGGCGAGCCGCCGTTCATGCTCGCGTTCAGCGCCCGCGAGGCGATCCGTGACGCCGTGGCAGCCTTCGGTCCCGTCGGCCACTCGGTCGAGTTGGGCTCGCCGGCGACCCCCGAGGCGGTGTTCTGGGCGGTCGAGGCCGCGCAGGCCGCCGCGTCCGCGGCATCCGACGACGACTCGGCCACGGCCACCGACGCTCAGGTCGCAGTTGCTCCCGCTCTGACGCGCGCATAG
- a CDS encoding FAD binding domain-containing protein — translation MLHDEPSALVVAGSTDWGVEVNIRGSRAPFVVAIDQLDELRGLTETAEYIEIGAALPLSEVERRLNGRIPLLAKLFPQFASRLIRNRGTIGGNLGTGSPIGDTPPALLALGARLVLASASPLSRLQARAETGA, via the coding sequence GTGCTGCATGACGAGCCCAGCGCGCTCGTCGTCGCCGGATCCACCGACTGGGGCGTCGAGGTGAACATCCGCGGCAGCCGCGCACCCTTCGTCGTCGCGATCGACCAGCTCGACGAGCTGCGCGGCCTCACCGAGACCGCCGAGTACATCGAGATCGGCGCCGCCCTGCCGCTGTCCGAGGTGGAGCGCCGGCTGAACGGACGCATCCCCCTGCTGGCGAAGCTGTTCCCGCAGTTCGCCTCGCGCCTGATCCGCAACCGCGGCACCATCGGCGGCAACCTCGGCACCGGATCTCCGATCGGCGACACCCCGCCGGCGCTGCTGGCCCTCGGCGCGCGCCTCGTACTGGCATCCGCGTCCCCACTCTCGAGACTGCAAGCCCGCGCCGAGACGGGGGCGTAG
- a CDS encoding 2Fe-2S iron-sulfur cluster-binding protein, whose translation MTDIAVTVPAVTVNGRPRPLDGVATHATALDWLRDTGLSGSKEGCAEGECGACAMLLATPDAAGGTTWTPVNACLVPVYALDGQEIVTAEGLGTVEDLHPVQEKLAEAGGSQCGYCTPGFACSMAGEYYRADRTPFDRLRDPAMATARSTTPSTARTASTCTR comes from the coding sequence ATGACTGACATCGCTGTCACCGTTCCCGCCGTGACCGTCAACGGGCGCCCCCGCCCTCTCGACGGGGTCGCGACGCATGCGACGGCGCTGGACTGGCTGCGCGACACGGGCCTGTCCGGAAGCAAGGAGGGCTGCGCCGAGGGCGAGTGCGGCGCGTGCGCGATGCTGCTCGCGACTCCGGATGCCGCGGGCGGCACCACTTGGACTCCGGTGAACGCCTGCCTCGTGCCGGTCTACGCGCTGGACGGCCAGGAGATCGTCACCGCCGAGGGTCTCGGCACCGTCGAGGATCTGCACCCGGTGCAGGAGAAGCTCGCTGAGGCGGGCGGCTCGCAGTGCGGCTACTGCACCCCCGGCTTCGCCTGCTCGATGGCCGGCGAGTACTACCGCGCCGATCGCACCCCCTTCGACAGGCTCAGGGACCCAGCGATGGCGACTGCCCGGTCCACGACGCCGAGCACGGCCCGAACGGCTTCGACCTGCACGCGCTGA
- a CDS encoding TetR family transcriptional regulator C-terminal domain-containing protein, translated as MSRESLLDHVVDVIADDGMGGLSVRAVAARAGVAIGTVQHWFPTKSAMLLAAMDRIGGVADDAHRHAVVADDPAERLRETVALLVPADRESRVSRVWLAFAAQAVADDEVRARYEQLWSGIQRGLAGRLAAAAPQATAAAIDDAAAELLALSDGLAVAVLDEPGRMPAERARAMALRRTDEIVTALLD; from the coding sequence ATGTCCCGCGAGAGCCTGCTCGATCACGTCGTCGACGTGATCGCCGACGACGGCATGGGCGGCCTCAGCGTCCGCGCGGTCGCCGCCAGAGCAGGCGTCGCGATCGGCACCGTGCAGCACTGGTTCCCCACCAAGAGCGCCATGCTGCTGGCCGCGATGGACCGTATCGGCGGCGTCGCCGACGACGCGCACCGGCACGCCGTCGTGGCGGATGATCCGGCCGAGCGCCTGCGCGAGACCGTGGCACTGCTCGTGCCGGCCGACCGCGAGAGCAGGGTCAGCAGAGTCTGGCTGGCCTTCGCCGCGCAGGCCGTCGCCGACGACGAGGTGCGCGCCCGGTACGAGCAGCTCTGGTCCGGCATCCAGCGCGGTCTTGCCGGCCGGCTCGCCGCCGCCGCGCCGCAGGCGACGGCGGCAGCGATCGACGACGCAGCAGCCGAGCTGCTCGCGCTGAGCGACGGTCTCGCCGTTGCGGTGCTCGACGAACCCGGACGGATGCCGGCGGAACGTGCGCGCGCGATGGCGCTGCGCCGCACCGACGAGATCGTGACGGCCCTTCTCGACTGA